From the genome of Latilactobacillus curvatus JCM 1096 = DSM 20019:
AAGCTAAACTCGGAAGTCCCTACATTTGCAAGAGGCGCCATGCCGAGGTTGAAGTACGTGTAGCCATCCGTTCGATTTTGTTCAAAGAGGTTAATAAAGATCTCATCCATTATACCAGATGGCGCGTCTTGTCTGTGACGCATTAGATCAATACTTGCGACTTCTTTGGTTCCTGTTGGCATTTCGTTAGCGAAAGCAATTAATTGGTGATCGGCATTATAGACAACTGCAATTGGGGCTTTTTGGAGGTATGCTTCATCGAAAAAGCCTAACGAGAAGCCTTTTTCAACGCGACTACCCAACCAATCATCAGAAACCGCTTTGAGTTCTGCCATTAATTCGGCACTAAATGGTGGGTTTAAAATTTCAAATTGATAGCCTTCACGTTCAAACTTATTCATTAAGGCGCGTTCAGCCCGCCGTTTCTTACCAGTCATCGTGAAGTCCGCCAAACGGACGTAGCCTTCTTCACCAAACTTGATAAAGTCAAACCCGATTTCATGCAGTTGCATCGTTAATTCACTTGAAATTTCGTAGAACGCTAAATGACAATCAATCAAATCAGCGTCGTGCATCATCTGTTCAATTGCCGGTAAAATTTTAGCCGGATTTCCGACTGGTTCACCCATTACAATTAAGCGATCCGCTTTTTTACGATAAAGCAAGAATACCTGATCTTCTCCTTCTTCCTGATAGAAATAAACTGATTTATCCCGTAAGTATGCCAAATGACTGACCTCATTGCCGCCGTAAGTGTTAATCACGTTAGCAATTCGTGCTTCATCATATGGCGCTGCTATTGAACGGCCCCCTCGACTGAGATAACGGTAGACGAGATATAAGGTCCCTGCGGCAACCAACATCCCGATAAAACCAGCCAACCAGACTCTTTCGGATGGAAATAAAAGCGCTGTTGGTACGGGTTTTCGATGCCGTAAGTGTGGCGAATTGGCAATCCCAACAAAGCCGTATAACAAGAAGGCGCCCACGAAAAGTACACCATCCACAATCCGATCATTCCATGAAAATTCGATCCGTTCACGGTATAATTCGCGTTTCAATAAGAAACTAGCTACGAGCACAAAAGTTAAAAAGACAGCGAGTTTGATTGAGAAATCCCGCCATAGTGTATTGGTAATCGCAATCACCAATAGCACCATCAACGGCCAGAAAACTTTTTGAACGCGGTTGGCAACGCCGCGGGCTAAGGCCAACATGACAAACGCTACAATGATGTTTGTCACACGATCTAAGAAGAAGAACGTGTATGGGTAGAGCTGTCCAATCACTGTGTTGGTAATCGCAAAGTTCGGGACAGTTGCTACTAATAATAGAATGATGCTTGAAATATAAAGGAAGAAAACAATGAAGTGATGAGCGATTTTTTGCATCACCTGCCGAGGTAAGCCCTGTAAATAATGATTTAACCGGCTGCCTGCATCGTGAGTAAATAAACCAACGCCGACTAAAAACGGCACGATGTAATAAAAGACTCGGTAAAATGACAACCAGACAACGGCGTCCGCATTTTGAACGCCGACTGCACTCAGACCAAAGATCATGAACAAATCAAACGTTCCTAAGCCCCCTGGTACCATCGAAATAACACCAATGATGTTGGCAATCATGAAAAGTGGTAAGACTTGTAATAAGTCACCCTTAATCTCTAAGAAATAACCAATCGTTAAGAAAAAGCCGCCCGCAAAACCCCATTCTAAGAAAGACCCTAATGTTAGGCGTAAAACGCGTTGCATCGAAAGATCTTTGAAAAAGGCCGCATTTTTAAAGCGCGTACTAATCATCAGACCAGGGAAATACAACGAACCGCCCACTAGCCATAACCAGTAGTTGGCATACATCCCACCAATACCAAAGCCAAAGATCAAAACGACACTAATCAGACACCAGATTGACAGGCCGGCTAATAAGAACAGCGCAATTTTTGAAATCGCAATTAAGATTTCTTTTTGTGACGCTTTTTTACCATAGAAATTGGCCCGTAAACTCGCACCTAAGAAGCCCCCGAATCCGGCAATGTTCGTAAACGTATTGACGATCCAACCAGATTTGACTTTATACCAGAATGAATAGTCCTCCGGCAGCAACTCCGCAATCACGAAATCATAATTGAGCATTGGCAAGACCGCCACAAACCCAATCACCAGCATCGCTAGCAAGGTCCACGGACTTTGTGTCGTTAAACTCGCTTTCAATTGTTCCCCGTTCAAGTCCCGGAAAATCCGGCCGACTTCTAGGATAACAAAGACCATCACCGAAAGGATGAAGATGCCTTTTAACAACGTTAGGTGTCGCTGAATTCCTTCATATATGTGTTTGCCCCATTTTCGCATATCAACCGCTCCTTAACTTAATTAATTTAATTATAAGCTATCCCAAGGCAAAACACAGTAAAATGACAATTATGTTAGATGGCTGTTAGATTATGATTTTCGCTTATTACTTACCCGGAGCACAATCCGATTCCCGTTCACCCGACAATCAATATCCTCTGATTGCCTTTTTAATTCTCAACAGCAATGGCTGTCGCTTAAGATATGGAATCCATATTTAGCATCGTGTTATTTTGTGCAACTCGCCATTTATGTTTTACAAAAAAATATGTAAAAAAAGAACCCCACATTAGTGGGGTTCTTTTAGAAATAAAACGTGCTTTCATTAACTGCTTTCTGCGCTTTGCTACATTAGTCAAATCACCGGCTGATTAGGCAAATGCTCAAAAACAACCCGTTAATGACGCACTTTATTTTGAAACGTGCCATTGGCGCTAGATTTCTGCGCTTAACTACAAATCGGGCATCATGGCTTAGATCGCCGCGATGCCCGATTTTAGGTTAGTGCTCAAAATCTAAACAAGCGCCAAGGGCGCTCTATTTAAATTATTTCAAGTTAACGACAGCGCCAACTTCTTCTAATTTAGCTTTCATTTCTTCTGCTTCGTCTTTAGCAACGTCTTCTTTAAGAGCTGAAGGAGCGTTATCAACTAAGCCCTTAGCATCTTTCAAGCCTAAGCCTGTGATTTCACGAACGGCTTTGATAACTTTAACCTTTTCTTGGCCGATTTCTGATAATTCAACAGTAAAGCTGTCTTTTTCAGCTGCTGCGTCTGCGCCAGCTGCACCTGCTGCTGCTACTGGAGCTGCTGCAGAAACACCGAATTCTTCTTCGATTGCTTTAACTAAGTCGTTTAATTCTAAGATTGATGATTCTTTTAATTGATCAACAATTGCATTTACGTCTAATGCCATTTTTGTTTCCTCCATTTTGTGGGTAATATTTTTTGATAACACTTTTAACTACACAATTTTAAATTATGCAGCTGGTTCGTCTTTGCTGTCGGCAACTGCTTTAACAGCATATGCGACATTGCGGACTGGTGCTTGTAATACAGAAAGTAACATTGATAATAAACCGTCGCGACTTGGTAATGTAGCCAAGGCATTGATTTCATCAAGTGTTGCCACTTTACCTTCGATCATACCACCTTTGATTTCAAGTGCATCAGCACTCTTAGCAAAGTTAGCGATGATCTTAGCTGGTGCAACAACATCTTCGTTAGAAAATGCAACTGCTGTAGGGCCTGTGAATGTATCATCCAAACCTTCGTAACCAGCTTTGTCTGCTGCACGACGCAAGTAAGTGTTTTTAACAACTTCCATTTGTACGCCAGCTTCACGTAATTGTTTACGTAATTCAGTTACTTGTTCTACTGTTAAGCCACGGTAATCCATAACGACGATAGAAACAGCACTATTGAATTTTTCAACAACTGTGTCAACAATTTGTGCTTTTTTTGCAATGATTGTTTCGCTCAATTGATTCACCTCCATTAGATTTGTAAAACTTGTGGTCAAGAGTTCCTTATAAAAATAAAAAACTCCATGTCCACCAAGACATAGAGAGGGATTTCAACGTATCTTCCTCGGCAGGATATTAAGCCTATTGGCACCTGAGTCTTCGGTAGCATAAATAACCAACTACAAATATAGCATGGATTCCATAAAGCGTCAATCATTATCGGCACTTAATTTTAGTTATCCTAGCATTACGTTTTACTTATTTTATTTTTCTGAAAAAACGGTTTAAAATTGAGACTATCAAGAAAATTAATCGTAAGAGGTGCAGTTTTTTGAATAATATTTTAGTCGTTAACGCGGGTAGTTCATCATTGAAATGGCAACTATTCCAACAATCTGATTTAACCTTACTGGCAAGCGGGCTCATGGAACGCATGAACACACCAGAAGCTAGCTTCACCTTCAAGTTCCAAGGTCAAAAAGAACAAGTCGCCATTGCTAATCTTTCCTATGAAGATGGTGTTCTTCGACTTTTGAAACAACTTGAAGACAATGGCATCATTCATTCACCCGCAGACATCATTGCAGTCGGCCACCGGGTCGTTGCCGGTGCTACCACGTTCGAAAAACCAACCATTATTGATCGCACCAACTTAGATACATTAAAACAACTCGACAAGTATGCACCTTTACACAATCCCGTGCAAGTTGACTGCATTGAAACCTTGATGCATATTTTACCAACTAATGTCCCTCAAGTGGCTGTCTTTGATAGTCAATTCTATCTCGATATGCCAGATGAAACTAGTTTTTATGGCTTACCTTATGAATACAGCCAAGACTATCAAATCCGCAAGTATGGCGAACACGGCATTAGTCACAGCTATATCTTACAAGCAACAGCTGACTTTTTGAAAGAACCCGTTGCCGATTTAAAATTAATTACACTTCATTTGGGTGGCGGTTCTTCAATTACGGCCAGCCAAAATGGTAAGCCTGTCGATACATCAATGGGCTTCACACCGTTAGAAGGCGTTCCAATGGGCACTCGCGCTGGTTCATTAGATGCGGCCATCGTCCCATTCTTAATGAACGAATTGGATAAGAGTGCCGATGACGTCATCACGCTTTTGAACGCCAAATCAGGGATTCTCGGCGTTTCAGGCGTTTCCGCTGACATGCGCGATATTCAATCAACACGCGCTACCAATCCACGGGCTAAACTCGCCTACGACATGTTCATCACTTCTGCTGTGAAGTTCATCGCGAGCTACCACGTTGAACTCGGTGGTGCGAACGTCATCACTTTCACAGCCGGCATCGGTGAAAACGACGCCCGTTTACGTGCTGATATCTGTGCCAAGCTGGCTGTTTTAGGCGTTCAAATCGATCTTGAATTGAACGAAAACGGCTCAGGTGCCCGTCAAATCAGTACCCCCGATTCAACTATCAAAGTCTTGATGATCCCAACCAACGAAGAATTAGCGATTGCTAATCACGTCCTAGCAACCATCTAAATTAATCGCGAATTATGAGAGAGCCATTAGCGTTTTTCACGCTAATGGCTCTTTTTTGATAAAATAAACCCTTTTCATCACCAAATCACGAACGATATTTACAAAATAATAAATATTTTTCACATTTTTCTTAAAAACACGATTGTTTTGTTGTACAATAATGCCAAGGTTCTTAAAATACTAATTCAGAGGTGCATAATGGATAAAAATATTGATATTGCAACAGAATCACGAACGAACTGGTTCGAACGTCAATTCAAAATTAAAGCAAGTGGGTCGACCATTAAAACCGAAATCATCGCCGGAATTACCACTTTTATTGCGATGTCATACATTTTATTCGTCAACCCAACTATATTAGGCGACGCCGGCCTAGATAAGGGGGCCGTCTTTGTCGCCACCGCATTAACTGGAGTGGTCGGCTGTTTAGCCATGGCCTTCATCGCCAACTACCCAATCGCCGTTGCACCCGGACTCGGCAGCAATGCTTTCTTCGCCTATTCCGTCGTTTTAGGCATGGGAATTCCTTGGCAAACAGCACTTGCCGGTGTTTTCGTCGCTTCCCTCCTTTTCATGCTTGTCACGGTCTTAAAAGTCCGCGAAGTCGTGATTAACGCGATTCCCGCTAATTTAAAAGCCGCCATGGCCGTCGGGATTGGGTTATTCATCGCCTTTACCGGATTAAAACAAGGGGGCATCGTCGTCAGTAGTGCTAAATCATTCGTCACCATTACGAGTTGGTCAGATCCGCACGTTTGGTTGACCGTCTTCGGTTTAATCGTCACCGTTGCTCTATTAGCCCGCAAAGTCCCTGGCGCTTTATTCATCGGTTTGGCGGCCACAGCCATCATGGGAGTCGTGACTGGTCTAATCGCAATGCCTCACAGCATCATCGCTTCAATTCCAAGCTTAGCACCCACTTTCGGTGTCTCAATCATGAACATCCACAACGTCTTCAATGTTCAAATGGCCGTCGTAATTCTCGTCTTTTTCTTCAGCGTCTTCTTCGATACAACTGGAACGGTAATCGGACTTGCTCAACAAGCTGGTTTCATCAAGGGCAACAAGATGCCTAAGGAAGTCGGCAAAGCCCTTTTCGCCGATTCAACCTCAATGATTGCCGGTTCCGTTTTCGGTTCAACCCCAACTGCTTGTTACATCGAATCATCAACTGGGATTGCTGCTGGTGGTCGGACTGGTTTCACCGCCGTGGTCGTCGCCATCATGTTCGTCTTAAGCTTATTCTTCTCACCTTTACTGGCCGTTGTGACGTCGCAAGTGACTGCCCCAATCTTAATCATCGTGGGTTCATTCATGATGAAGTCAATTGCCAACATCGACTGGTCAGAATTCGAAACTTCTTTTGCAGCCTTCATGATTATTCTGTGCGTCCCATTAACCTATAATATCTCATACGGTTTAGCATTCGGGCTGATCACTTACCCCATCACCATGATTGCTGCTGGCAAAGGTAAAAAAGTGCATCCGATTATGTATGTCGCTGCGCTCTTATTCCTATTATTACTCTTCACAATGCACGAATTACCTGCTAAATAAAGGAGATTACTCATGGATAAACCAACTTTAAAACAACTAATTGATCAAGCTGCCGGCCGTCAAGCTGCCGACATGGTCATTAAAAATGCAAAGGTCGTCGATGTCTATAATGGCCGCATTATTGAAGGCACACTCGCAATTGGTAATGGTCGCTTCCTCGGTATCAGCGACGACTACCTTGCACCAAAAGTTATCGATGCACGCGGCCAATATGTTGTGCCAGGTTTGATTGATCCGCATATTCATATCGAATCTGCCAATGTCTCACCCGCTGTCTTCGGATCACTTGTAACACCACATGGCACAACGACGATCTTGGCTGACCCACACGAAATCGTGAACGTCGCTGGCATGCGGGGGCTTGAATACATGGTCGCATCTGCCAAAAAGACAGCACTTGATATCAAGTACACCATGCCCTCGTGTGTGCCTGCTGCTAATCCAAGCCTCGAAACATCTGGTGCTGTGATTACCGCTGCTGAAATCCAAGATTCTTACGACCGCAATCTCACTTACGGCCTTGCCGAATTCATGAATTATCCCGGTGTTGTCAATGCTGATGATGGCGTTTTAGACGAATTACTCGTTTCACTCAACGCAAATAAACTCATCGACGGTCACTCACCCACTTTAAAAGAACAAGGCTTAAACGCATATGCCGCTGCTGGTATTCGTAACGATCACGAATGTACCCAAGTCGATGAAATGCTCGATCGCATCAGTCGCGGTATGTATGTTTATCTCCGCTACGGCACCGTCTCTAAGAATATGCCAACCCTTTTGAAAGGCGTGACGCCGCAAAACGCACGTTTCTGTTGTCTCTGCGGTGACGACTTACAATCCGTAACCCTCCGTGAAACTGGCCACTTGGATGAAAGTATCCGCGTTGCTATCGCAAACGGGATCGACCCCATCATGGCAATCCAAATGGCCACCATCAACACTGCCCAATGTACCGGCTTAGCTGACCGCGGCGGGATTGCACCTGGTTTGAAGGCCGATTTCCTATTGGTTGATGATCTCGAACAATTCAGTGTGAATCAAACCTTTATCAATGGTCAAAAAGTTGCTGCTAGCGGCGAATACCTACTAACAACTGAAGATTCAGTTACTGGTTTTGATGACTTGTTACAAACCGTACACCTCGATACATTCACCGCTGACCAATTAAAACTCAACCTCACAAGCGATAAAGCCCACGTGATCGGCTTACAAAGCATCAGTCGGACACAAAATCTCGTCTTACCGGTCGCTCACACTGCAGACGGTGATTTCCAATATCATCCTGACGAAGACATCGCTAAAGTGGCCGTAGTTGAACGACATCATCTCACTGGTAATGTCGGCGTTGGCCTGCTTAACGGCTTTGGCATCAAGAACGGTGCGATTGCCACCAGCATCGGCCACGATAGCCACAACCTCGTAGTAGTCGGTACCAACGATGCTGACATGGTCGTTGCCATCGAAGCGCTCAAAGAAAGCCAAGGCGGTGGCGTTGCCATTCGGGATGGCCAAGTCATCGCAACATTACCATTTGTCATCGGCGGCTTAATGAGTAACGAACCCATCGACACTTTAATTGAACATCAAAAGGCCTTCAATGCTATTTGCCACGATAAACTCCACGTC
Proteins encoded in this window:
- the mprF gene encoding bifunctional lysylphosphatidylglycerol flippase/synthetase MprF; translated protein: MRKWGKHIYEGIQRHLTLLKGIFILSVMVFVILEVGRIFRDLNGEQLKASLTTQSPWTLLAMLVIGFVAVLPMLNYDFVIAELLPEDYSFWYKVKSGWIVNTFTNIAGFGGFLGASLRANFYGKKASQKEILIAISKIALFLLAGLSIWCLISVVLIFGFGIGGMYANYWLWLVGGSLYFPGLMISTRFKNAAFFKDLSMQRVLRLTLGSFLEWGFAGGFFLTIGYFLEIKGDLLQVLPLFMIANIIGVISMVPGGLGTFDLFMIFGLSAVGVQNADAVVWLSFYRVFYYIVPFLVGVGLFTHDAGSRLNHYLQGLPRQVMQKIAHHFIVFFLYISSIILLLVATVPNFAITNTVIGQLYPYTFFFLDRVTNIIVAFVMLALARGVANRVQKVFWPLMVLLVIAITNTLWRDFSIKLAVFLTFVLVASFLLKRELYRERIEFSWNDRIVDGVLFVGAFLLYGFVGIANSPHLRHRKPVPTALLFPSERVWLAGFIGMLVAAGTLYLVYRYLSRGGRSIAAPYDEARIANVINTYGGNEVSHLAYLRDKSVYFYQEEGEDQVFLLYRKKADRLIVMGEPVGNPAKILPAIEQMMHDADLIDCHLAFYEISSELTMQLHEIGFDFIKFGEEGYVRLADFTMTGKKRRAERALMNKFEREGYQFEILNPPFSAELMAELKAVSDDWLGSRVEKGFSLGFFDEAYLQKAPIAVVYNADHQLIAFANEMPTGTKEVASIDLMRHRQDAPSGIMDEIFINLFEQNRTDGYTYFNLGMAPLANVGTSEFSFIEERIAHLIYEYGYHFYGFQGLRTYKKKYTTEWRSKYIAYQKRTSLIFTMVQVLMVVNQRVADQPHPGGLLGRLMKSVQIGKFSDN
- the rplL gene encoding 50S ribosomal protein L7/L12, with amino-acid sequence MALDVNAIVDQLKESSILELNDLVKAIEEEFGVSAAAPVAAAGAAGADAAAEKDSFTVELSEIGQEKVKVIKAVREITGLGLKDAKGLVDNAPSALKEDVAKDEAEEMKAKLEEVGAVVNLK
- the rplJ gene encoding 50S ribosomal protein L10 encodes the protein MSETIIAKKAQIVDTVVEKFNSAVSIVVMDYRGLTVEQVTELRKQLREAGVQMEVVKNTYLRRAADKAGYEGLDDTFTGPTAVAFSNEDVVAPAKIIANFAKSADALEIKGGMIEGKVATLDEINALATLPSRDGLLSMLLSVLQAPVRNVAYAVKAVADSKDEPAA
- a CDS encoding acetate/propionate family kinase; translation: MNNILVVNAGSSSLKWQLFQQSDLTLLASGLMERMNTPEASFTFKFQGQKEQVAIANLSYEDGVLRLLKQLEDNGIIHSPADIIAVGHRVVAGATTFEKPTIIDRTNLDTLKQLDKYAPLHNPVQVDCIETLMHILPTNVPQVAVFDSQFYLDMPDETSFYGLPYEYSQDYQIRKYGEHGISHSYILQATADFLKEPVADLKLITLHLGGGSSITASQNGKPVDTSMGFTPLEGVPMGTRAGSLDAAIVPFLMNELDKSADDVITLLNAKSGILGVSGVSADMRDIQSTRATNPRAKLAYDMFITSAVKFIASYHVELGGANVITFTAGIGENDARLRADICAKLAVLGVQIDLELNENGSGARQISTPDSTIKVLMIPTNEELAIANHVLATI
- a CDS encoding NCS2 family permease, encoding MDKNIDIATESRTNWFERQFKIKASGSTIKTEIIAGITTFIAMSYILFVNPTILGDAGLDKGAVFVATALTGVVGCLAMAFIANYPIAVAPGLGSNAFFAYSVVLGMGIPWQTALAGVFVASLLFMLVTVLKVREVVINAIPANLKAAMAVGIGLFIAFTGLKQGGIVVSSAKSFVTITSWSDPHVWLTVFGLIVTVALLARKVPGALFIGLAATAIMGVVTGLIAMPHSIIASIPSLAPTFGVSIMNIHNVFNVQMAVVILVFFFSVFFDTTGTVIGLAQQAGFIKGNKMPKEVGKALFADSTSMIAGSVFGSTPTACYIESSTGIAAGGRTGFTAVVVAIMFVLSLFFSPLLAVVTSQVTAPILIIVGSFMMKSIANIDWSEFETSFAAFMIILCVPLTYNISYGLAFGLITYPITMIAAGKGKKVHPIMYVAALLFLLLLFTMHELPAK
- the ade gene encoding adenine deaminase, which translates into the protein MDKPTLKQLIDQAAGRQAADMVIKNAKVVDVYNGRIIEGTLAIGNGRFLGISDDYLAPKVIDARGQYVVPGLIDPHIHIESANVSPAVFGSLVTPHGTTTILADPHEIVNVAGMRGLEYMVASAKKTALDIKYTMPSCVPAANPSLETSGAVITAAEIQDSYDRNLTYGLAEFMNYPGVVNADDGVLDELLVSLNANKLIDGHSPTLKEQGLNAYAAAGIRNDHECTQVDEMLDRISRGMYVYLRYGTVSKNMPTLLKGVTPQNARFCCLCGDDLQSVTLRETGHLDESIRVAIANGIDPIMAIQMATINTAQCTGLADRGGIAPGLKADFLLVDDLEQFSVNQTFINGQKVAASGEYLLTTEDSVTGFDDLLQTVHLDTFTADQLKLNLTSDKAHVIGLQSISRTQNLVLPVAHTADGDFQYHPDEDIAKVAVVERHHLTGNVGVGLLNGFGIKNGAIATSIGHDSHNLVVVGTNDADMVVAIEALKESQGGGVAIRDGQVIATLPFVIGGLMSNEPIDTLIEHQKAFNAICHDKLHVTAHFDPIMKLGAMPLDVIPNLRITDKGLVDVTKFEIIDINA